The Theileria annulata chromosome 2, complete sequence, *** SEQUENCING IN PROGRESS *** genomic sequence aaaaataaaaatttaaatagaattaaaatatacacataaatataataatatatgaatagaaaaatgaaatgtaaagagtataaatattaatagttaaataataaaaaaatggAAAAATGTAAAGAGTGTGTGTGGCAGtgaaaaaatttatataattatagaCAGAGAAAATCTATCATAGTAActcaaattttaaaggaGGAAAACCCAAAAGTTGAACTTCATTTGTTATTAACTAGTTATGTTTGagtataatttacatttagTAAGAATTAACACCGTTTGGGGAATTTGAGGGGAAATTTGGGATAAATATACAAGTCTATAGCCCTATTATCATAAAacaacaaaatttaaaaaatattacaagTGGTTATAATTGTTTAGTCCTAAAAAACGTTAGAATCTTGGCCCAATGGCTCCCCACAAGCCAGGAAAAACATATTCACTAAATATGTTAATTGTTACCAATATATAACCTAAAAATCATCATTTGAATACACTTTGTTTAGTGTATCAGGAATCTCATTAAAATCCAATATAcatattgtataatatagtAGTATAGACTGATACTTATTGGCACAAAAAGTTAAACGCAgcataaataaattatcaactttaattattttaaaatgaagTCACTGAGCCGTTTGTATTCCATTTTTCACTCCTCACGATGTTCACTTGAACTGTCGAACAAACTGTCCACAATCTCCGGAATCACAACAATGTTGGATTCCCTGAGAATCGGATCCCGCAGAGGCATTTTTACCACTTCAGGAAGGTTCGCCAAGGTTCAAGGAGACGTGGTTGGAATTGACCTGGGTACCACCAACTCGTGTGTTGCAATCATGGAAGGCTCAACCCCGAAGGTTATAGAGAACGCAGAAGGAGCTAGGACAACGCCATCTATAGTCGCATTCACAGATGATGGCCAGAGGCTAGTAGGAGTAGTAGCAAAGCGTCAAGCTGTGACGAACCCAGAGAATACAGTGTTTGCGACCAAACGTTTCATTGGACGTAAGTTTGACGACCCTGAAACTAAGAAGGAACAGTCAACACTCCCCTACAAAATAGTGAGATCTTCAAACAACGATGCATGGATTGAAGCACAAAACAAGCAATACTCACCAAGTCAAATTGGAGCGTATATTTTAGCAAAGATGAAGGAGACAGCAGAATCTTACTTGGGTAGAACAGTGTCAAAAGCTGTTATCACAGTCCCAGCATATTTCAATGACTCACAGAGACAAGCAACAAAAGACGCAGGCAAGATTGCAGGTTTGGAGGTCCTGCGTATAATTAACGAGCCCACAGCAGCAGCACTGGCTTTCGGAATGGATAAGAATGACGGAAAAACAATTGCAGTGTATGACTTGGGTGGGGGGACATTTGATGTGAGCATTTTGGAGATTCTGGGCGGCGTGTTTGAAGTGAAGGCGACAAACGGTAACACTTCGCTGGGAGGTGAAGACTTTGACCAGAGGATCCTGAATTACCTAGTTGAAGAGTTCAAGAAGAGTAACGGAATTGACCTCAAGAAGGATAAACTGGCACTCCAGAGACTCAGAGAATCTTCAGAATCAGCCAAAATCGAACTTTCAACCAAAACCCAAACCGAGATTAACTTGCCGTTTATAACAGCAGACCAGTCAGGCCCAAAGCACCTCTTGATTAAATTGAGCCGCTCCAAGTTAGAGCAGTTGACTAGCGAGTTGCTGGAAGGCACAGTGGACCCGTGCAAGAAGTGTTTAAAGGATGCAGGCGTGAATGCAAGTGAGTTGAACGACGTGATCCTCGTAGGAGGAATGACAAGGATGCCAAAGGTGACTGAAGTAGTCAAAAACATCTTCGGAAAGGAGCCCAGCAAGGCAGTCAACCCAGATGAAGCAGTGGCAATGGGAGCTGCAATCCAAGCAGGTGTTTTGAAGGGAGAAATCAAAGACCTTTTGTTGTTGGATGTGTGTCCGTTATCACTAGGTATCGAGACTTTGGGAGGTGTGTTTACAAGGCTTATTAACAGAAACACTACCATTCCTACCAAAAAGTCACAGATCTTCTCAACTGCAGCTGATAACCAGACCCAAGTGGGTATTAAGGTGTACCAAGGAGAACGTGGAATGGCAGCAGACAACCAACTACTAGGCCAGTTCGACCTTGTTGGCATCCCACCAGCACCCAGAGGTGTTCCTCAAATTGAAGTCACCTTCGACGTTGATGCCAACGGTATTATGAACATCTCTGCAGTTGACAAATCCACTGGAAAGAGGCAGGAGATAACCATTCAAAGTTCAGGCGGTTTATCAGAAGAGGAAGTTGAGAAGATGGTCAAGGAGGCCTCAAATTACAAGGAACAAGATGAGAGGAGGAAGGAGCTTGTGGACGTTAGAAACGAGTCTGAATCTTTACTTTACAGCGTCGAAAAGCAACTCACTGACTTAAAGGATAAGGTCTCCTCATCAGAACTTGACCAGCTTAGGACCCTCTCAACTTCACTCAAGGAGGTTCTCTCCTCCGACGACGTCAGCGCCATCAAGGATAAACACAAACAGCTCCAGGAACTCTCTTGGAAGGTATCCCAGGCAGCCTATTCAAAGTCAAACACCGGAGCCACCTCCGCAAACACCTCCGAAAACACCAACACCTCTAATGAGGAAAACGATACacataataaataatctATTTACCTACTAAATCTTATACGTTATACcatacatatatataaatcgaaaaatgaaaaaatgaaaaaatcaACATATTAGTATGTCAGTTTTATAGGGTCCAATTGTAACTTCGTTGCTCAAGTTATGGAAGTTTAGCCCACTCAAGACGTTCTTTACTTCTGTATGGAGCTTACTCATCCCATTCACGTCATTGGGCCCAACTCCTCTCTCTTTATTCCTCATTAAAACATAATTTCCAACCATATCGTCCAGAAGCAATACTTTATCTTTGTTCTTTATAGGCTTATGTTTCCCAAAAAGAGTATAGGAATCACTAAGCTTGTCATATGGAGTTGATAGAAAATGGACCGTAGATTCATAGTTTGACAGAAATCTGTTAATTTCAAGCAAGTTAGGGTAAGTCAAGTGATCCAACAGCTCTTTGCAGTCATAAAAAAACTTACACATCCTTCTGGTTAGCTTCAACAACTCATCTCCGCTCAAACACTCGACATCTAAATCAACAGAAGATTGAGTTGTGGGTTCAGAAACACACCTGATACTGGAACCAGGCAAGCTATTTTCTCTATCGACAACCTGAAACAGCGATAAATTGTGGATAACACCATTATAATGGTTAAAAATTTGTACTAACGACagattaataaatttcgAGAGTGTTTCGTGGTTCTTTAAGTAACACAAGTAAATGGAGCAGATGTTAATGAGATTCCTGGTATCAATGAGATGGGTGTTGTTAGAGAACTCCTGTAATATTTTCTCATTATCAAGAAAATCCAGACAGTTTAAGTATGGGTAGTAGGAATATGGAGCTAAAATCTCAAAAAATTTGACGAACTCGAAGGAATCTCTGCTGTTAAACCTACTACCAATACTGGATAGTACaaagttaaaataatcTACACAACTTAAGTTTGAAAAATAGCCATAATCCAACAGggatttgaaaataatcAGTAACTCACGAATCTTGTAGGTTCTGTGGGATCCATTTGCGATTAGTGTGTTAATTATGGTGTCGGTGTAGTCGTTACAGCTGACCTTGTTGCATAAATTGAAGTACCTCAAAACGttgtaaatattattttcaaggACCTTAATATTAGCAGGATCAGctataaaattatgaacCAAATGTGTGAAATCTCCATGTACTATTTCAAAGTCGCATAGCAGACCCAATATCTCAAacttattatttatttcgTCAAAATTATAGcaaattttatcaataaCTGTCATTATTGTTTCATAATTATCCACAATATTCCCAGGATCAGGAGTTGTTTGGTATATTAGCAAATATTTCAGCAAATagtacaaattattattattggtataaaaatgaatattgGCTTCAATTAACTGGACAAACTTGTAGTTAAGGTTAAAATTTAGTAGAGTTTTACAGGAATCCAGCATTTTAACATCACTTcctattaaattttttactttcTCATTTATATAAGCCTGTGTTTGTTCCGGATTCTTACCgaaatatttgttatacATGTAACCTTTTTTGAACTTGAAAGTATAGTTATTCTTGACATAGTTGTTATTTTTTGAATTCAGCTTCAGGAGATTCTTGAACACAGAAATGCTCCTCAATTTAGAATTGAACACATTAAGCctcattttataattaatacgTATCAATGTACCTTAGAATATTATTGCGATCACATATTACTTGAGCGATTAGACTTGCAGTGGTTggttaatataatattggCGGCGTCAATGCGCTGTATTAAATAGGGAGAACCTTGAAATGACCCTGAAGGTGAGTTGATGTTTTTGAGCCGTTTGTGTGCCTCCTGTATTTgttttagttttaaattatcataaGAGTTGAATCCCAGAATCTTTGCAGCTTCCTCCTTACTCATTATCTTACTTATTCTCCCGTTCAAAACACCTCCGCCGTTACTCAACGACTGTCTGTATGCGTTATATGTAGCCTTAATAACGCTCCCACTAActacaaaaataaattgcGTTATTACACGGCCGAGTGGTCTTATGGGTACCATTTAAGAATTACCCTTTGCTTTAACAAAGTTACacttcaatttattatttgaatgGCTCATCAGAGTGATTTcctaatttttaattttgtcGTTAAACGATCTTGACATGTTATGGAGTTAAAAgaataattagataaaataataataaacttaAAGATATCCCAGCTGGCTAGATCCTTGAaataagaaattaattGGAGTTTCGAGGAATCAAACATCCTTTTAATAGTAAAACATCCTGATTAACACATTTACAAATAAGAGATGAAAAAgaaacaaatataatacagAATTAGAATATCACaactataataattttaaaatctagTGTATATTggaaaaataattagtgtaaataagaaaataatatgataGTGTAATTGCCTGGCACCATTAAGAATCCTAGAACAAATCATTAgtttattctattattctgtataaataataagCTCACTCATCagttttatttatacactTGAATTCTAACCAAGTTTATCTAGTAAAtaacatataataatattattcatcCATTGTAGTAAAATCTTCCTCCAAtcttgtaaaatatttaattttaaacaaaaagaTGAGTGACACAAATATCGAACAGTGGAAAATAAAACGCTTGATTCAAAAATTGGAATCAGCAAAGGGGTTTGTTTTTAAAAGTTACTTAAGCAAGCttatatttgaatattaaatctCTGATTTTCCAATTAATTATCTTCCAGAAACGGGACGAGTATGATCAGCTTAATAATTAGACCCAAGGATGATGTTAACAGAATTAGTAAGATGTTATCAGACGAGTACGGCACGGCctcaaatattaaatctcGAGTTAATCGCTTATCGGTGTTATCTGCCATAACATCCACAATGCAGCGTAAAATTCATACCtttaacttaattatttaggCCTAAAGCTGTATAGAAATACACCGCCCAACGGACTGGTTGTTTATTGTGGCACTGTAATAACAGACGACGGTAAAGAGAAGAAAGTCTCAATAGATTTTGAACCTTTTAAACCAATTAATACATCGTTGTACCTATGTGACAATAAGTTCCACGTCGAGGTATATTTAGTCAACCTAATATTTTCTTAGAGTTTAAACGAGCTTCTGGAAAGCGATGATAAATTCGGCTTCATTGTTATGGACGGTAACGGGGCATTATACGGTACAATCCAAGGCTCAACCAAAGAAGTATGAACcaatttattgttttaaGTTTTTTACAGGTTCTTCACAGTTTTACGGTAGATTTGCCAAAAAAACACGGAAGAGGTGGTCAGTCAGCGCTCCGTTTTGCACGCTTAAGAATGGAGAAAAGACATAACTACATCAGAAAAGTCGCAGAAACTGCAGTCAACATGTTCATAACAAATGACAAAGTGAATGTGACTGGACTAATTCTGGCCGGTAAGCAAATCTCACATAACTTCCATCAGGTAACGCTGATTTTAAAAACGACCTAGCAAACAGTGACATTTTCGACCAAAGGTTATCCTCGAAGGTCCTGAAAATAGTAGACGTTTGTTACGGAGGCGAAAACGGCTTTCAGCAAGCAATTGAGTTGTCATCCGAGTGTTTATCGAATGTCAAGTTTATACACGAAAAGAAACTAATCAAGAGATTTTTCGACGAAATCGCCCACGACACAGGTATAACatataacattaaaaaatatgccatcaaaattatttgatttaatttcatttttaaatattaaataggGAAATATGTCTACGGCGTATATGACACCATTAATGCTCTAGAAAATGGAATGATTGAGGTCCTAATTATTTACGAACAGCTGGAAATAATGAGGGTCCTGGTCAAGAACCCATCAACGAATACAGAGTCAGTGCTGTTACTAAACCAGGAGCAGGAGCGAGACGAGGCGAACTTTAAGGACAACAACGTCGACTTGGAAGTTCTCGACAAAATACCCTTGATTGAGTGGATTATCAACAACTACCACAATTACGGGTCAACTTTAGATTTCGTGACTAACAAGTCTCAGGAGGGTTCTCAATTTCAAAGTGGCTTTGGCGGAATCGGCGGTATCCTTAGATACAAAATGGAAGCTGGCTATGAAACCAACGACGACAACGATGATGACGACGACGATAGCTTTATGTAAACCTAATATTTATCACAAACTATTCGCAAGCTTTAGTAacattttgtttattacATTTGTTTGTTCTATGTGTACTATAGTTTACTCATGTATTTATAAAGAGTATTACATTGAGAACAACTGGTGGTGTAAGAAGTTGAGCAGGTCAtactaaaaaaattatcattttcaaaaCTTACCAGAGACGTGCGTTGGTTCAGGTTCAGCTTGCCCAGAAAGGTTCTGTGGTATTCACTGTTTTCGTGAAACACTTCCCTAAAAATCCCATAAAATTGAGGCTCTTACTTTATGGAGTCCAAAGACAGGGTTGTGTTTTTGATGCTGTTTAGTTGCAAGTGATAAAGGTCACTTGTTAGTGTCAACTGGGTTTCCTTGGTAATTAGTGCTTccattttctttattagGTTGAACACCTTGTCGTTTTTCATGATGATTCTGTATATACAGCCGCTACTGCTCACTCCAAActgaaaaaatataaaattattgcCTTACCAATATGTTCTTCTGGTTAGTGCTCAGTAGTTGAGTTATGTTATTATTCAGTCTAGTCCCGCTCACCAGcattaatttctaaaattaatttagcAAGTTAACAGATATATGAAACCTATTCTAACTATCTGGATCACTTACATCTTTGTTTGTGTTGTACAAGTTATAGTGTATGAATTGGAGCAGGTGCTGGTTATTATCTGAGGCCATAAAGGTCAGGTTTTCTTCTATCAGAGGCGCACAACTTAAAATTGGCAGGTTTATCTTCGGGTCAGTGCTCGATATCTTTATGATATTCTTGTTATCATTATTCTTATTGTATATGTACCTgtgataattttattaatgttttCAAAGTTTTcctaattaactaaataatgCTTACATGAACAATGACAATCCCTTCAAGACGTCGCCGATTAGGAGGAAGTTGTTGAATATTGACACTGCTGATATTGTAGTATACAAATCGTTGAATGCTCCCTTGATTATATTCTTGCCCTTCAGCTCGtgtatgtatatattactTCCCACTGAGTGGATTATCAGGTTATTCTCGTCGTGGCTCAGGCTCGGTGCGTTATCGCTATTATTGGTCTTAGAATCATTGTTTCTTAGACTCGAATCAACTCCAGCACCAGTCCTGTTATCTAACTTTCTTTTTACTCCCTTTCCCTCCGCTGCGCCTGTATCATCTTCTTGTTCTTCCTCCTCAAGGATTTGCAGGTTAATTTCCTTATTCTTGATCAAGTCATTTATTATGCTAGTTTTGTTGTTAAGCGTTGATATGAAGGTGATTGGGTACAGGAATGTTCTCTTCAAGTATAACTTCATCGGGTTGACGTTCCTAAACACATCCCCAACTACGTCCGTTATCGTTACGCTATCCGCACTATAAACTGTACTGTAGTTACCTTCACCAACGTTTTTAATAGACATGAAGTCCAACACTATCAAATTACTTTTCGATTCTACATACTCGCCTAGGTTAGTGCACGTGCCAGCCAGCAGGTACTCGTGGGTTTTTATGAGTCCAAAATTCAAGGAGAGCACCTTCTCAAAGCTTTCAAGCTTATAATAACTTATTATCTTCACGTCGTTATTGCTTATgaacaatattattatgtaatCCTCCTGCACCAGTGAGTTCGCGTCAAAGTCCTCACTGGCCTCAGCTCCGTCACCATTTTGTTTACCTTTCAAGTGCTGGTAGTATTGTATGAACAGTTTCAGCTGCTTATTAATGAAGTTTTTCTTATCCTTGACGATATTATCATTGTTTTTGTGGAAGTTTTGGAGTTTGTTTCTCACATTTAGCATGTTGTACAAATTGTTAAGGACGTTTTCTCCCACCTCAACCACTATGCTAATTAACCTTCCCAACTCTCCTGAATAATCTATCACTCCTGTATATGTATTCATCACTCCATTACTGAATCTCTGCTTTTCATTAAGGTTTGTATATCTTcttacattattatttttatatacataGTAGTAATTTGATACTGTCAGCAGGTTCATGTTACTGATCTTATCGGTTTTTACTACTCTGTATATATAGTTCTCCACCAGTTCTTCACCACTTCCTCCTAACTTTTCAGCATCTTCTCTATCATCAATTACCACATCAAGTTCCTTGCTTTTAACTTCATTTCCTCCGTTTATTTCTGCATTCAAAATGTGAATATTAAAATCgttgaaatttaaattactatatttTGTCTTGAAATAACACTCAATTTGACTTTCTCTTGTGTCATATATATACAGTTTATTGTTCTCGGCGCAGAACAAgtaattgtttttaaacaaatacCTCAGACTTGATCTCTCATTCTCACTTTCTGATGCTAAATTAGTTGGATTTATTAGTGATACTTTATGAATGTACAGTTTACTATTCTTTGAGGTTAAATTCAGCAGTGGGTTCTTCTTGTAAAATTCTCTAAATCTATCTCtaaacatattatttatgaATTCAGAATTGGGCACGCTTTTCCCATTCGTTTCTTCATCTGAGTCATCACAGATACTTAGGCTCGAGTCTGAATCCACTTCTAACAGTGGATATGCatatatttgattattGTCGTTGATTACTTCTTCTACTTTAGGctttaatttgtaaactACATCATCATGGTTTAGTAGTAGTGATGGAAATGGCACTATTTGGTTATGCTTTACTAGTTTGAAATAACAAAACTTTCTCCTAAGCTTTTTACTCACATccacaaatttataaatatacagTGGGTATCCTGTCACCAATAACATCATATAAACCTCCTCCTCCTTGAATATCATATATGAGGATACTATCTCTTCCTCAATCTCCAACTTACTCTTAGTTCTGGATGAATTAAGGTTTCGGCTAGACTCATTGTTGTTGGTTTCCATACTTCTAGTATTCTCAAAATTCCCTCCACTCATCTCATCTTCACTTTCCCCGTGTATCATAGCATCGTAATTATAAACGTCGGGCATGATGGTATTGTTTAATTGTAAGAgattagttaattttaaaactacAAAATTAgagtttaaattatacaaatagAGGTAATTATTGAATGTTAGGTAGGTTAAGTAGGCGTTATTTTTAAGTTCCAGTGTATTGAACATCTTTACTCCTGTCTCAACCTTACTTAAATTTGATACActttttttactttttaCTGATTTACTCTGTTTATTGGCATTTTGACCTTCAAACTCATTCACATGATACTTATGCAGTTGGTCGTTATTGTATAGTACAGCTATGAATTCGTCCACGAATTTAACAGTTTTGACTTTATTCGTCAGTTCATCGTTCAAAACTTCTTCCGTTCCCATATTTCTTATCTTCAATCTATTATCTTTTGCTTCCACCAATCTATTATTGTTACACATCTTATTTCTATTTATGGTAAATTTACCATCTGCTTTAATGTACACCTTTAGGTATAACATCTTCTTACTTGATAGTTTCACTATGTTCTTGTCATTTCTTATTCCAATCATATAACACCTTTCATCTTCACTCACATTGTTTGTGTTTAGACAGAAATGGTCGGTGTTAGGGTGGATTTGGTTCCTATTTTCTTGGTCTCCGTCAGTTAGTTTATTTGGGTTAAAGTGATAGTAGTTAAGGTGTTTAATAAATCCCAACGATTTTATCGTCTCTAGGTTTACTAATCTTGCGTCTTCCAATTCTACTCCTCTTGTCAATATTGTAGACTGTAAaagattaatattgttCGTGTTTACAACCAGCATGTTATTTTCATCTATAAACCAGATATCAAAATCGTTTACGTAGAACGGCTCTTCGTTATTTAACTGGTCTAACTTTTCCCACTTAATATCTACTATATCATCGCTGTACTCAAACTTCCCCAAATATGCCGGATCTCCATTGTTCTTTTCTGGAAATAGTAACACATCAAATCCTCCCGACTTAAATCTGGTCGTTTGTAATCTATAGTCGTACAATTCCAGGTTCATTTTCCTATTATCTATTATATGGCTTCCTTGTCTTGGTTTAACGTCAAGTGAATAGAAATTCATGAATTGGTAGTAGAAATGACTACTGAACATGTTGAACCAATATATCAAGTcattattacacattataaACCCTATGAAATTGTTGTACACTAATCCTCTCAGGTACACTGTGTTCATTGGGATATCATCCATTCTGTTAAGTATGTTTATGTTTATCAGCACGAGGTCgatatttaatataaaaagCGAGTTTATTACGCTTATACAATTCTCTAGTTGATTTTCATGCTGTAAACTACCTACTTCCTGGACTTCGTGTGTTACGTTATGGTTCGATATGTACTCTGGGTAATTTGTTGTCAACACTCCCAGTATTGGCGTATGATAATTATCTATGAAGGATATCGCCTTGACTAGGCTATTCTTGTTCAAGTTGAACTTTTCCTTCAaatccatttttatatagttagATAATATTAGGTACGGCGACTTATACTTTTCATTTTCCTGTTCATTGCTATTTCTTCTACCACTGTCTTTTCCTTTCGGGCTTTCATTTGTCTTATTTTTTGGTGAATTTAGTTCTTCTAAACTACTCTTATAATGGAAATATGAGTTCAACAACAGAAATTTAAGTTCGAACTGTTTATgtgtgtaaattattaaatagtttTTAATGTAGATTTTATCATCGTTTGCTAATTTGTTATCTATTACCCAATCTTTATGGTACACCACCAGCATATCTGTGTATTCGTAGTTAGTATCTAACACTTCATCCACTTCTTCTTCTTGTCCATCAAATTGAAACAATAACTTAAACTCgcaatttaatatattaaagtaATAAATCATGACGTCACCTTCTGACAAAATTATGATCCCGTCCAAATACTCGTTTTTATCAGAGCCTTTTGAGTCTTCATCTTCACCTTTCAAACAACCAACACTGTTGCAATCGTGAAGGTTAGGGAAGTATAACAGTTGTTTCAGTACACTACATGACGTTATTGAGCTAggaaatttatattcttgAACAAgcttaattattttctctTGATTCAGACTCTTCAGTGATTTGGGatcaaaattatctaaaacGTCTGTAAAACTATCACTAAAGGTGTACAAAAGCAATTTATTTTCCTTCACTAGCAAAATATCCTTCGAATTTGGACTTTGGAAATTTCCTAAACACACAAAGTCACCTTCTCCGGAATCTACCAGGGTTTCATAACCAAAAGTCATctattgaaaaataattttcacCATTTTTGATTTGTTAGGCTGTTTTTGCGATGTATACAACtctaattttgatttaatatttaaatttacgATATTTCATTGTTATGGGTGTTATGAAGATTCTACGATACATACAaaagaaatataaaaattgtgAATCGACACAAATGCGCGCATATAATTACATCTATATAGCTATATAAAATGATGGAATCATAAATTGGGTAAACATGAAACTGGGAAAAAGTTTTTACATATTGTAAAGAAAccttttaaattaaaaacaaaattgtTTGATCATTTTTGTTTGATTTATTGTCAATTTCCCAGGTGTTAATCTGTGAACCTGATCAACTTATAAAAAGTACAGATGTGTTAGTGTTAATAGATGTGATATATAAACTCAAATAACTAATAACATTgagttaattatatttgttCATTTCAATTAATCATAATAACAGATTCTATTGTTTTAAAGTCCAATTGTCGGAATCTCAAGtttggaaaattttaattagttaataagcccaaatttaaaaccaaataaataaagtttttggataaatctttaaaaagaaaaaaataacGAACGAGAAATACCAATATTTGGGTGTGTGGTATTTGGGTAGGAATATAGCCCAACTAGAAACACCTGACCGATATAGTTGATTTCGGTTCATTTCTTGTTTTTcgtatatttaaaatagaCAGAGAATTATTACAGGAGTCTAAAAATTCGATTAGTATTATTGATTAACTGGTTAGGTTTTGTTTTTCCCGCATATCATAGATTTTATTACTGGaaattaatgtaatataGGCTCTCCTAACCTTTTTGAACAGAAAATCTTAACCGctgtttattatttaattttgttatattaCTTTTGCCTTATAAGGCCAATTATCCGCCTCTGTACCACTACTCTGAGCTTATTTTTCAAGATGGATCTATTAGGAGAACATAAAGTCTAAAGATGAATAACAACCACACCAATAATACTATGCTCACCAGTAGTATTAACGAAAAACTCGAACGCTACACCACAATCTGCA encodes the following:
- a CDS encoding CPSF (cleavage and polyadenylation specific factor), subunit A, putative (all_bases.C.cand.493 - PF03178 CPSF A subunit region), producing MTFGYETLVDSGEGDFVCLGNFQSPNSKDILLVKENKLLLYTFSDSFTDVLDNFDPKSLKSLNQEKIIKLVQEYKFPSSITSCSVLKQLLYFPNLHDCNSVGCLKGEDEDSKGSDKNEYLDGIIILSEGDVMIYYFNILNCEFKLLFQFDGQEEEVDEVLDTNYEYTDMLVVYHKDWVIDNKLANDDKIYIKNYLIIYTHKQFELKFLLLNSYFHYKSSLEELNSPKNKTNESPKGKDSGRRNSNEQENEKYKSPYLILSNYIKMDLKEKFNLNKNSLVKAISFIDNYHTPILGVLTTNYPEYISNHNVTHEVQEVGSLQHENQLENCISVINSLFILNIDLVLININILNRMDDIPMNTVYLRGLVYNNFIGFIMCNNDLIYWFNMFSSHFYYQFMNFYSLDVKPRQGSHIIDNRKMNLELYDYRLQTTRFKSGGFDVLLFPEKNNGDPAYLGKFEYSDDIVDIKWEKLDQLNNEEPFYVNDFDIWFIDENNMLVVNTNNINLLQSTILTRGVELEDARLVNLETIKSLGFIKHLNYYHFNPNKLTDGDQENRNQIHPNTDHFCLNTNNVSEDERCYMIGIRNDKNIVKLSSKKMLYLKVYIKADGKFTINRNKMCNNNRLVEAKDNRLKIRNMGTEEVLNDELTNKVKTVKFVDEFIAVLYNNDQLHKYHVNEFEGQNANKQSKSVKSKKSVSNLSKVETGVKMFNTLELKNNAYLTYLTFNNYLYLYNLNSNFVVLKLTNLLQLNNTIMPDVYNYDAMIHGESEDEMSGGNFENTRSMETNNNESSRNLNSSRTKSKLEIEEEIVSSYMIFKEEEVYMMLLVTGYPLYIYKFVDVSKKLRRKFCYFKLVKHNQIVPFPSLLLNHDDVVYKLKPKVEEVINDNNQIYAYPLLEVDSDSSLSICDDSDEETNGKSVPNSEFINNMFRDRFREFYKKNPLLNLTSKNSKLYIHKVSLINPTNLASESENERSSLRYLFKNNYLFCAENNKLYIYDTRESQIECYFKTKYSNLNFNDFNIHILNAEINGGNEVKSKELDVVIDDREDAEKLGGSGEELVENYIYRVVKTDKISNMNLLTVSNYYYVYKNNNVRRYTNLNEKQRFSNGVMNTYTGVIDYSGELGRLISIVVEVGENVLNNLYNMLNVRNKLQNFHKNNDNIVKDKKNFINKQLKLFIQYYQHLKGKQNGDGAEASEDFDANSLVQEDYIIILFISNNDVKIISYYKLESFEKVLSLNFGLIKTHEYLLAGTCTNLGEYVESKSNLIVLDFMSIKNVGEGNYSTVYSADSVTITDVVGDVFRNVNPMKLYLKRTFLYPITFISTLNNKTSIINDLIKNKEINLQILEEEEQEDDTGAAEGKGVKRKLDNRTGAGVDSSLRNNDSKTNNSDNAPSLSHDENNLIIHSVGSNIYIHELKGKNIIKGAFNDLYTTISAVSIFNNFLLIGDVLKGLSLFMYIYNKNNDNKNIIKISSTDPKINLPILSCAPLIEENLTFMASDNNQHLLQFIHYNLYNTNKDKLMLVSGTRLNNNITQLLSTNQKNILFGVSSSGCIYRIIMKNDKVFNLIKKMEALITKETQLTLTSDLYHLQLNSIKNTTLSLDSIKEVFHENSEYHRTFLGKLNLNQRTSLYDLLNFLHHQLFSM